The genomic segment TATTAATTATCATCTTAGTTTTTATAATATgttgtttataattagttattatttatacaaattttgatataaaatattataacatatcagttatgtcattaattttatatatacataataaagtaatatagcatatataaaaatatatttaatttatatatataagcattaCTGTAATTTataatagattttatttatatgattatacttaataattttattagttatcattttaatttttataacatattatttataattagttattatttatataaattttaatataaaaattaaaatgttataacatataaattatattattaatttcatatatatataataaaataatatattatatatacacatatttaatttatacataatttatatattttataattattgatgaaatttaaatattttaatattataatttgtaaaaaaatgaTACAATTTTGACTCATTAGATCgatcaaatcaattttatatttagtcaatttaatatttttttatatttaattattttttaaaaatatttaatctgtttaatttttaaatatgataaattaaaccattcaaTTTACCCACTTACTTACCTTACGTAATCTTATTTAAtcttatatgattttttaagtattgaatggaaatagtttttttttaaataaaataattatttttatgatatttgtaaaaaattttgttaaagaTTACATCACATTAATTAACGTGAAAGAAGGTCACGTGCAAGGCACCGACCAATAATGGATCGGAAAATCACATCAAGAATGGTCAAGAATGGCTGACATGTTGACACGTGAACGAATCCGAGAAGGTCTTGAGTTGTGTTATTCTAGGACCATTCTCAATCGTCATGGTCCTTCGCTCATGCCTCTGCCTACAAAAAAGatctaatatattttaatatcgTGTTGCCCGCGGTCATTCCCTGTGCACGAggtaaataaacataaatgaaaagattacGGGTCCCACCAAGTGGGATACGTGGATGGCTAGGATTTGTTCCAGTCCCTTTCAAACAAGACCAACCTCGAAGAACCCGAGGCAAGTGATCAACGGCAATAATCTCCTCAACGGCTATTTCAAATAATTGGATCCAACGGTCAAAATCGAATCGGCGGCTGCCGCCCAACTGTGTCCCCCGGGTCTTGGACTCAGAGGGGGTAGCCGACTGAAACGGTTGTCGGTAAATTAGGAGGAATActaacattttaattataaaaatgaaattaaaaatacaaatacagtaaaaagaaaataaataaagtagCCGTTGGGTTCATGGCTTCTATAAAAGAGGCACCGAGCTGACACAACATTCATGAAAGTTTGGTacagaaaattttaataaaaaaaatatccaAGCCCCCTTAGTAAAAAAAAGGGTCTTTTGGATCCGTTTCGGATCGAAATATTAAGCATCTTTCCCTTGATGAGAGTAGATTTTTGTATCTATAAGAGAAACCCAATATTTTGATCTTATTTTCTCTTGATGAGGTTGAGAAATAGATTCTTAGCATTTTCCTGAAGTTATAAACATTCCTTTTTCTGTTTTATCGTCGAGAAAAATCTGTAAAGATTTCCTCTGAGGTGTATAGATTTTGAAGCTTCTGTTTTCAGACTTTGGatcatattattttcaaagatCATTTCCTCTTGTTTTTATATCGTAAAAGCTTTCCTTGTTTTCCTTGCTTTCCTGTATTTGTTGTCagatttttatctttctttcaAGTTTTTCAGAAGTTATAAAGGAAAAGGCAGATTAACCCAATATCATGGATGCAATTTTCATGTCATCTTCAGCTGAGAAATCATTTTCTCCATACAAGCAACTCAAGAATATTCCAAAGAGAAATTCGGGAGCTCATGTCGTTTCAAAACCAAGTGAAAACTTACCTCCTACGAACATCATCCATGGAGGAGGACTGCTGTTTGCTCCTCCATCATCTCTCTCCTTCTCTTGTCCTCCTTCAGCTTCTCTTTTCAATCCATTGTTCTATCAAAATCATCACCAGCTGCAGCAACAGCAACCACCTCTCCTTCCTCTTCCAACCCCTAACAAACCTCTCCATAGCTCTCTCCCTTCTCGAACCCGGAGCCTTTCTTCCTCTCCTTCTAACAGGAAAAACAACAGGAGCAGAGACCAATCTCTCACACCAAGGAGATCAAAATCAAAGCAACTCACTGGCAAAGTAGAGGAGCCAAAGAAAGATTCGAAGCCAGCAGATCAGGCAACGAAAACACAAGCCATAAGTAAGTCATTTGTCATGGCGTCAGCTAACAACCCTATAGGACCAGACCCGAATGATCTCCCTAAGGTCTTAGCTTCATCGTACCTAGCAACAGGAAACGTTGCGAAAGACTTGGAGAAGTTTTCAGGTTCTGTCTTTACTCTCTCCCCACCACCTAGCAGCCTGCCTTTGCCTAAGTTTTCGCTTAGACCAAAGCTTAGTTGCAACGCTGAAGCTGCTGGAGTCGATGCTGGAGCCACTGACAATCTCCGACGGCTCCTACGTCTCCGTTGAACGACGAAAGTTTTTATTGTCGTTCCGGTTCTGGTGCTGTGTGAATAGGGTCTTTTCTGTAAATAAAGGCCTTGCAATAAGGGTATGCTTTCCTTCACCAGGCagtaacttttatttttcctttttctcgtTCTACTCCTTAATTTTCTTCTGTCATGGGAAAATATTGTGATCACCTCCTGGTTTTTTTTTGAATCTGAGGTGCgcaagaggaagaaaaagaaggaaggtTCCTTTCTACGGCTTTGGGTCAAGAGATTGTtgaacttttttctttgttttctacCAGTCATAGTGTTGTTTTGTAATTTAGATCCGTATGCATGAATATTGTGATCACCACCTTGTTTTTGAATAGGGGTGAACATAAGTTACGTTGTAAGGCTTTGCCACTCTCTTTGTTTTAGTTTGATGATTGCAAGGGTGTTCTGGAACAGAAGATTGCCAGAGAATGTTACTATCTTTCTTATTTAAATCAATAATACTACATGCATGATATCTGCAAAGCTTGCTCAATTGCATGATTCTATTTCATTGTCCATAGAGTACAGTGAAgcatggaaaaaagaaaattttatttcttgttgGATATATGTGATTTTATCATACAAAAGAAACAGGAAAAACAAGGCACAGACGCGCAAAACcaggaaaataaaacaaaaaaaccgAAACTAACAGAACTGATTACAATCTCTGAACAAAAATCCCACTGTTTAGAATCTCTGAACAGCAATACTCCCAATGTCCGAAGCCGCCCCCCATAAAGTATGTTGTTCCTTTCTCTCCAGGACAAAGTAAATAACAGCTTACCAGGCTAGTCTAAGAGAACCACAAGCAGTATGATTCTACATGAAAATCACCTCATATGGTAATGAAACTTGTCAATATATTCTACACACATACAGTggaacaaaattttttcaataaaaagaaggaagaaaggtGATTGTTTTAATATAACTTTTCCTTGATCCAAAGACAACAACATGATTGAAGATAAGTCTCAAAAACCCTTAAAACTGCTCCTGCCTCTCACACTGGTGCCCGCAGCTCTCGAAAGTTGAACAGTGACTCAATTTTCTGTGTCCTTAAACTTACAATTTGGGCATACAAGGAATACTGTCTGCCCTTCATCAGCTGATCTCATCTGTACAGGAAGAGAGAGCGAGACAGAAAATAATAAGTTACATGATCAGGAATCAGATAcacagaagaaaaaaaactgCTTATTGAGATGTAGTTTTACTTGTCTGGTAGTGTACTCAAGCTCTGGATGTCCACACTTTTTACAAGTCTGTTTGATCAACTGCATATAAAGTTAATACTAAAACTGTGAGTAGCAGATTTCAAGATATGCCTCTATCTTTAACTTTATAAAAGTAATTACCGCTGCTGATTCTTTGGTTTTCATCCCTTCACTAACATGTGAGATGCCCAGGTCTCTCCGTATATCCTGCATCATTAAAAGCACATGGGGTAAAATAACTTAACATCAAGAACATGAAAAGAGGCGTaatagagagagagggaggcTATCAGCAAGCAAATGCAACTAGCTGATCTAGATACAGGAAAAGAATCCATCTAGCTGCATTCATAATAGATTAACCATTCTTCATATGCATTCTATCAGTACTCTCTAAGCTACATCATagaagaagaattgatttttctttgaaaagaagaaaagggaaaaaccaACAATGACCGACTTATAAGATGCCAATGTGGAGCACTTTCTCATATACTCCAGCCACTAGGAACATCTCAATATGTGAAGGAAAAGTTGCGGAATCTCTCTTATCTCTGATCCAGAACAAGAAACCGGCCccaataaagaaagaaaacaacatCCCAATTCATTTGTAATCTCACTCTTGTCTCTCGATGATATTCAGAATCAGCATAGCCATTTGATTAAAAAGACCGTTCAttacaatcataatcttttTCCAACACATAATTAAGCTGCCATCATCATATCAGTGATAGCTAGCCAACAAAATATAAGTACCAAAGTTCAAGGCATACCTCAGCAGTAATGGTGTAACCTATTTCTCTACCCAAAATCCCTGAAAGATATTGGTAACAAACTCAGCAAAGTAGAAGATCAAGAAGATAAAACACAACTTTACATAGGTTTCTCCAAAACAGAAATTTACGCAACGATTAAACTGCTAGTAATAATATTTCACTGAATGATATTAACTGAAAATAGGAGCATGGTTATGAAAACACAAGACAAATCCAGTATCTAAATAAAGTTTCTATCAGTTCTGTAGAAAACAAAGTTCCTAAAAGTTTGGATTGATCACGCACACACAAAAAACAAGCCgtgaattttgaaataaatcaaGTGGGTACCTTTTGCACTTGGCTTAAACTTGCACAATGGGCATTCAGCATACTTGGGTGATACCAAAGACAGCATTGAACCACAGAAGCTACAGAACATGAAGTCACGTGCTTGAGAATATGCCATGAATTTCCTTCACCAAACTGTCGACTGGGGCATTTTATTACATGTCaaagaaaacagaaataattaaatagagagcaatttttttttttgtgtgaaTAACAGGATTAAACTAGCACAATTGAACCATTAAAACCAGTTCTCTGAGAGATAACTACAAACGCTTGTCACCCAAGGCTACCCAGACACATAGAGTGAGACACCACATTCAAgttcccatttttttttttacttacaACACTTCccgaaaagaaacaaaaatatttccaacggattcaaattaaaatttagtgAAAAGGACATAAAAATTCATGATAAACAAGacaaaaaaacccaaaaatctAATTATTAAACCAATAAAAGCTAAATAGAGAACACGAAATTGGGGAGCTCACCACAACGAAAGGTAAATCTTAATTCTTGTTCTGTAATGAGTAGCTTCGACCAATGTGGCCGGGAAACTAATAAATGATAAACCCTTCTTTCTGGTAAGCGTCTCAGAGAATTGTTCAAGTATAAAACCCTAGAGGCGGGAGCCGACCAGTTAGCGCTTAGGCCTTAGCGT from the Theobroma cacao cultivar B97-61/B2 chromosome 8, Criollo_cocoa_genome_V2, whole genome shotgun sequence genome contains:
- the LOC18591580 gene encoding uncharacterized protein LOC18591580; the protein is MDAIFMSSSAEKSFSPYKQLKNIPKRNSGAHVVSKPSENLPPTNIIHGGGLLFAPPSSLSFSCPPSASLFNPLFYQNHHQLQQQQPPLLPLPTPNKPLHSSLPSRTRSLSSSPSNRKNNRSRDQSLTPRRSKSKQLTGKVEEPKKDSKPADQATKTQAISKSFVMASANNPIGPDPNDLPKVLASSYLATGNVAKDLEKFSGSVFTLSPPPSSLPLPKFSLRPKLSCNAEAAGVDAGATDNLRRLLRLR
- the LOC18591581 gene encoding DNA-directed RNA polymerase I subunit RPA12, with amino-acid sequence MAYSQARDFMFCSFCGSMLSLVSPKYAECPLCKFKPSAKGILGREIGYTITAEDIRRDLGISHVSEGMKTKESAALIKQTCKKCGHPELEYTTRQMRSADEGQTVFLVCPNCKFKDTEN